GGTAGGCCAGGCGCTACCCGGCACCGAGATGACGGTGGCCGACGATGGCGAATTGCTGGTGCGTGGCCCCCACATCTTCCAAGGCTACCTGGGCCAGGCCAGCGCCACGGCCGAAGCGATGAACGGCCCCTGGCTGCGCACAGGCGATCTGGGCCACATCGACGAAGACGGCTTCGTGTTCATCACGGGCCGCAAAAAGGACCTGATCATCACGTCCGGAGGCAAGAACATCTCGCCGGCCAACATCGAGGCCGCGTTGATGGACACGCACCTCATCGAGCACGCCGTGGTCTGTGGAGACAGGCGGCACTTTCTGACGGCCCTGATATCACTGGACCAGGCCGCGCTGGAGGCCTTCGGCCGGCAGCACGGCCTGCAGGGCGAACTGCGTCAGCACCCTCAGGTGTTGGCGGCACTGCAGGCCGATGTGGAGGCGGTCAACGCCCGCCAGGCACGCGTGGCCCACATCCGCAAGTTCAGCCTGCTGCCGCATGCGTTGAGCATCGAGGGGGGCGAACTGACCCCCACGATGAAGGTCAAGCGCAAAGTGGTGCTCGAACGCCATCAGGGGCTGATCGAGGCCATGTACCAGGACTGAGGCTCAACTCACGCGGGCAAACGGGCCAGGGCCTGCTGGTAGGCGGGCTGATGCATCAGGTCATCCCAGGGCACGGGATGATGCTGGGGCAACAAGCCCAGCCTGCGCGCCTCGCTGTCGGGACTGGCCTGCCACAGGCCATCCGCCTGGGCCTGCAACAGCCCGTCCAGCAAGGCATCCACGGGGGCGCCGCCTTGAACCGACTGGTTGCACAACAGCACCAGATCACACCCCGCATTGAGTGCTGCGATGGCACCCTGGGTGTGATTGCCGGCCACGCTGGCACCCTCCATGCTCAGGTCGTCGCTGAAGATGGCACCGGTGAACCCCATCTGGGCACGCAAGATGTCTTGCAGCCAGCGTCGAGAAAAGCCTGCGGGCGCCGCATCGACCTTCGGGTAAATGACGTGGGCTGGCATGACGCTGCCCAAGGAGAGGTCCAGCCATTCGTAAGGCCGCGCATCGTCGGCCAGGATGGCCTTGAGCGAACGCCGGTCCACAGGCACATCCACGTGCGAATCGGCCTTCACAAAACCGTGCCCCGGGAAATGCTTGCCGCAGTTGGACATGCCCGCCTGTTGCAGGCCCTGCATCACGGCCCTGGCCAACATGCTCACCACCCGTGGATCGCGGTGAAAAGCCCGGTCGCCGATCACGCCGCTTTCACCCCAGTCCAGGTCGAGCACCGGGGTGAAGGTGAGGTCAACACCACACGCGCGCAACTCACTGGCCAGCACATAGCCGCAAGCGGTGGCCGCCGCCATGGCGCGCATGGCGCCCAGCCCCTCGACCTGTGCGCGCCCCTGACAGTCATCGGTCCACATCTCGCCCAGGCGGCGCATGGCGGGCACGTGGGTGAAGCCGTCCGTCTTGAAGCGCTGCACGCGTCCACCTTCGTGGTCGACACAGATGAGCAGGTCGTCACGCACCGATTTGATCTCGGCACACAAGCTGGTGAGTTGGGCGCGGTTGTGCCAATTGCGGGCAAACAAGATGACCCCGCCCGTCAAGGGGTGCAGCAGCCGACGGCGATCGGACTCATCCAGGCTCAGGCCAGGCACGTCCAGCACCACTGGCGCGTGGGCATGGACTGGTGCATGGGTGGGCACGGTCTGGCGGGAAGAACGGGGGCGGCGAGGCGATTTCATGAAGCGGTCGGGGGTTGGTGTTCGATGATGACAAAAGCCAGGGCGTGATGGGCCTCATCACTCAGGGACAGGTGCGCACGCCAGTGCTGGCGGGCAAACCAGTCGGCCAGTTCGCCATGAAGCTGCCAGGTCGGCTGCCCCAGGGCGCCAGAGATCACTTCACAGGCCTGCCAGCCCATGGGATGACGCATGCCCAGTCCGATGGCCTTGGCAAAGGCCTCTTTGGCCGCAAAACGCGTCGCCACATAACGATGGGCATGCGCCGACGAGGTCTGCAAACGTTGCTCAAAGGTCTGCCACTCCGAGGGGCCAAGAATGCGGCGTGCAAACCGCAGCCCGTGACGCTGCAGCGCCGCATCGATGCGGCGCACATCACACAGGTCGGTGCCGATGCCTGCAATCACGTGGCCCGCCTGCGCGCCGCAATGGACTCGGCCCTGAAATCGGCGATGGCCTGCTTGAGCCCTACCAGCACGGCGTGGCCCACCAAGGCATGGCCAATGTGGAGCTCGGCCACCTCGGGCATGGCGGCCACGATGGCCGTGCTGCTGGGCTCAGTGGCAACGGCCGCGCCAGTCAGGCCAGACTGGGGCCATCCATCACGGCTCACGGCCAGCGCAAGGCCATGACCCGCGTGGGTGCGCAAGCCCAGGCTTTGCCCCAGGCGCAAGCCAGCCAGCAACCTGGCCTGCTCACGCGCGATCGCCGAGGTGTCACGGTCCCACCAGGCATGGGCCAGAGGCCCAGTGTGCAGCTCGATGCAGGGAGCGCCTGCCCGGGCAGCGGCCTCGATCTGAACGGGGTCGGCACCGATGAACAAGGACACGCGGCAGCCAGCCCGTGCCAGCCGGGCACAGGCCTCTTGCACACGACCAAACTGGCCCTGCACGTCCAGCCCACCTTCCGTGGTCACCTCCTGGCGTCGCTCTGGCACCAGACACACGTGCTCAGGTGCTGTGCGTTCGATGATGTCGAGCATCTCATCGGTGATGGCCGCCTCGAAATTCAAGGGCACCGACAACGCGGCCTTCAGCCGACTCACATCGTCGTCGCGGATGTGGCGGCGATCTTCGCGCAGGTGGAAGGTGATGATGTCTGCGCCCCCCTCCACGGCCCACTGTGCCGCCACCACCGGGTCCGGGAATGCACCGCCACGGGCATTGCGCAAGGTGGCGACATGGTCGATGTTGACGCCCAGCAAAGGCGCATCGTGTGCCGTCAATTGCGCGGCAGGCGAGACAGAGAAGCTCATGGTTGTTGCAGTTCCATCATCAGCTGGCGGGTGCGCAGCGTCCGGGTACCGAGATGATAGTGAATCAGTTGCCTGCAAATGGCCTTGAGCTCACTTTGCACGGGCAAGCACACCGACATCAAGTGCGGCATGCCACGATGCCAGGCAGGCACCGATGAACCCGCACCGGGCAGCCATTGACGCAGACCGCCTTCCAGGGCCAGCAGGTGCACCCCGCCCAGGGCCACACCCGGCGGACCTTGTCCATCCGACGGCTGGGCTGGCATCACGCCCATGTCAGGCCACACCTCATAAGCCTGGCCATCGCGCACAGGCTGCGCATCCAGGGTCTGCACCGACAGATCCGGCAAGTGGCCCAACTGCCGCAACAGCACCAGCTCAAAAGCCCTCAGGGCCGCCTGCAACAACAGGGGGTCGGCCATGGCCTGCAAGGTCTGGGCATAGGCCTCGAACAACACGGGTTGAGGCTCATGGCGCACCAGCATGTGCATCAGTAACTCATTGAGGTAGAACCCCGGCAACAAGGCGGGGCCACCCGGCCAGGCCGTGCCGCCCGCCCACTCGGCATGACGCAACAAGGCCACCTCGGCATCCTCACCACGCTTGCTGCCAAAAGCCACCTGGATGCGTTGAAACGGCAACAACACAGGTCGCAGCTGAGAATGGGGCCGCTTGGCCCCCTTGGCCGCAGCCACCACCCTGCCCTGCTCTTTGGTGAACAAATCCAGAATCAGGCTGGACTCACTCCAGTCGTGGCTGTGCAGCACAAAGGCCGGGGTCAACCGGGATGCGGCGCGTACCATGTCGACACCTGGCCCCAGGGCGCCTTCATTCGTAACCGTAAGCGCGCAGGCGCGTTTCGTCGTCGGCCCAGCCAGAGCGCACCTTGACCCACAACTCCAGAAACACCTTCACGCCCGTGAGGCGCTCAAGCTCGGTGCGCGCCTCGGTGCCAATGCGCTTGAGTCGTTCGCCCTTGTCCCCGATCACCATGCCCTTGTGCTGATCGCGCTCGACGATGATGGTGGCGGCGATCCGGGTCAGGCCTTTGGCCCGAGGCTTGTCAGGCGGGGGCGGCTCGTCGGCGTAAGCGTCAATCACCACCGTGGAGGTGTAAGGCAACTCGTCGCCCGTGAGCCTGAACAGCTTTTCACGGATGATCTCGCTGGCCAGGAAGCGGTCGGTGCGGTCCGTCAGGGCGTCGGCGTCGTACCACCAGCCTTGCTGCGGCAAATAGGGGCGCACGATGCTCAGAAGCCGCTGCGGATCGTTGGCCTTCTGGGCTGACAAGGGCACGAACTCGGCAAACGGATGATGGGCCTGCATCGACTGCATCCAGGGCAGGAGGTCTTCGCGACGGTTCACCAGATCCTGCTTGTTGGCCACCAGAATGACCGGCTTGTCCTTGGGCAACAGCCCGACCACTTTGGCGTCATCAGGCCCGAAGCGCCCTGCCTCGACCAGGAACAACACCACATCCACGTCCGACAAGGTGGACTGCACGGTCTTGTTCAGGTTGCGGTTCAAGGCCGCCGTGCCTTTGACGGTGTGCCGGGTCTGAAAACCGGGCGTGTCGACGAACACAAACTGGGTGTCGCCCTCGGTGCAGATGCCGGTGATGCGATGGCGCGTGGTCTGGGCCTTGCGCGAGGTGATGGACACCTTCTGCCCCACCATGGCGTTCATCAAGGTGGACTTGCCCACGTTGGGCCGCCCCACGATGGCCACGAGGCCGCAACGCTGCGCTGAAGGATCCACGCCGCGATCATCCCCTCCTTGACGCGCCATGCTCAGGCCCGCCAGCATGGCATCAAGCTCGGGGTTGAGCGGCTCGGTGGATGGCGGCGGAGCATCGCCGGCAGATGAGGAAGGTTGTTTGCGCTGGGCCATGCCTGGCTTTCTTTGAGTTCAGGCCTGTCGAGGCCGGGCCTTCTTGACCACCACCACAGGGGCCGCACCGCGTGTGCGCTCTGCGGGCAGAGACTGAAGTTCTTGCAAGGTCTGGGCGGCAGCGGCCTGCTCGGCGGCCCGTCGAGAGGTGCCCTCTCCACGGGCCTGCACGGCCAGGTCCGGCACCTCACACACCACCACAAACACCTGTTCGTGGGCCTTGCCTCGGGTGGATTCAATGCGGTACGAAGGAACCGGCAGCTTGCGCCCCTGCAGCCACTCCTGCAAGGCGGTCTTGGCATCCTTGGTCCAGACCTCCAGGGTCGATTCATGCAGCAAGGGGGCAAACAGGCTGTCCACCACGGCACGGGCACGCTCGAAACCGGCGTCAAGGTACACCGCCCCGAAAATGGCTTCCAACGCGTCGGCCAGGATGGACGGGCGTTGCGCACCACCACCTTTGGCCTCACCTTCGCTGAGGCGCAACAGCGCGGGCAGGCCCATCTGCACCGCCAGGCGATGCAGCATGTCCTGGCGCACCAGATGGGCACGCACACGGGTCAGGTCACCCTCGTCGCTCTGGTCGAACTGACGGTACAACAGCGCCGAAACGCACAGGCTCAACACCGCGTCGCCCAGAAACTCCAGGCGCTCGTAGTTTCCGCTGCCGAAGCTCTTGTGCGTGACCGCACGCACCAGCAGTTCAGGCTGCGTGAACTCGTGCCCCAGCCGGCGCTGCAACTCTTGCAAGGCCATGGGAAGGGTCGCCGTCCGCGAGGTAGAACGGTTCGTCAGCGTGACTGCCCCTTGAACTTGAGCAAAAGATAAACCGGATCGACGAGCTCGATTTCGCGCTCATACGCAAAGCTCACGATCACCCGACCTTCGTCGTTCTTGCTGATGTCGAGGTCCGACGAAGAGATGGACTCCACACCGTACTGGACTTGTTTTTCGCGCTCAAAGGCGGCCCGGATCTCGGGGATGGTGCTGCCGCCGGACTGCGCCACCTTGTTGACCATGCTCAGCACCGTACGGTACTCGGTCACCGCTGGCACCACCTTCATGACCAGCAGGGCAGCCATGGCCACCAACACCGCCCAGAACACCAGGCCCACCATGGTG
This genomic window from Aquabacterium sp. A3 contains:
- the nagZ gene encoding beta-N-acetylhexosaminidase, with translation MKSPRRPRSSRQTVPTHAPVHAHAPVVLDVPGLSLDESDRRRLLHPLTGGVILFARNWHNRAQLTSLCAEIKSVRDDLLICVDHEGGRVQRFKTDGFTHVPAMRRLGEMWTDDCQGRAQVEGLGAMRAMAAATACGYVLASELRACGVDLTFTPVLDLDWGESGVIGDRAFHRDPRVVSMLARAVMQGLQQAGMSNCGKHFPGHGFVKADSHVDVPVDRRSLKAILADDARPYEWLDLSLGSVMPAHVIYPKVDAAPAGFSRRWLQDILRAQMGFTGAIFSDDLSMEGASVAGNHTQGAIAALNAGCDLVLLCNQSVQGGAPVDALLDGLLQAQADGLWQASPDSEARRLGLLPQHHPVPWDDLMHQPAYQQALARLPA
- the acpS gene encoding holo-ACP synthase is translated as MIAGIGTDLCDVRRIDAALQRHGLRFARRILGPSEWQTFEQRLQTSSAHAHRYVATRFAAKEAFAKAIGLGMRHPMGWQACEVISGALGQPTWQLHGELADWFARQHWRAHLSLSDEAHHALAFVIIEHQPPTAS
- a CDS encoding pyridoxine 5'-phosphate synthase gives rise to the protein MSFSVSPAAQLTAHDAPLLGVNIDHVATLRNARGGAFPDPVVAAQWAVEGGADIITFHLREDRRHIRDDDVSRLKAALSVPLNFEAAITDEMLDIIERTAPEHVCLVPERRQEVTTEGGLDVQGQFGRVQEACARLARAGCRVSLFIGADPVQIEAAARAGAPCIELHTGPLAHAWWDRDTSAIAREQARLLAGLRLGQSLGLRTHAGHGLALAVSRDGWPQSGLTGAAVATEPSSTAIVAAMPEVAELHIGHALVGHAVLVGLKQAIADFRAESIAARRRAT
- the recO gene encoding DNA repair protein RecO, with amino-acid sequence MVRAASRLTPAFVLHSHDWSESSLILDLFTKEQGRVVAAAKGAKRPHSQLRPVLLPFQRIQVAFGSKRGEDAEVALLRHAEWAGGTAWPGGPALLPGFYLNELLMHMLVRHEPQPVLFEAYAQTLQAMADPLLLQAALRAFELVLLRQLGHLPDLSVQTLDAQPVRDGQAYEVWPDMGVMPAQPSDGQGPPGVALGGVHLLALEGGLRQWLPGAGSSVPAWHRGMPHLMSVCLPVQSELKAICRQLIHYHLGTRTLRTRQLMMELQQP
- the era gene encoding GTPase Era → MAQRKQPSSSAGDAPPPSTEPLNPELDAMLAGLSMARQGGDDRGVDPSAQRCGLVAIVGRPNVGKSTLMNAMVGQKVSITSRKAQTTRHRITGICTEGDTQFVFVDTPGFQTRHTVKGTAALNRNLNKTVQSTLSDVDVVLFLVEAGRFGPDDAKVVGLLPKDKPVILVANKQDLVNRREDLLPWMQSMQAHHPFAEFVPLSAQKANDPQRLLSIVRPYLPQQGWWYDADALTDRTDRFLASEIIREKLFRLTGDELPYTSTVVIDAYADEPPPPDKPRAKGLTRIAATIIVERDQHKGMVIGDKGERLKRIGTEARTELERLTGVKVFLELWVKVRSGWADDETRLRAYGYE
- the rnc gene encoding ribonuclease III, with product MALQELQRRLGHEFTQPELLVRAVTHKSFGSGNYERLEFLGDAVLSLCVSALLYRQFDQSDEGDLTRVRAHLVRQDMLHRLAVQMGLPALLRLSEGEAKGGGAQRPSILADALEAIFGAVYLDAGFERARAVVDSLFAPLLHESTLEVWTKDAKTALQEWLQGRKLPVPSYRIESTRGKAHEQVFVVVCEVPDLAVQARGEGTSRRAAEQAAAAQTLQELQSLPAERTRGAAPVVVVKKARPRQA
- a CDS encoding DUF4845 domain-containing protein, producing the protein MNTTQLKRVRPHHLRGVTMVGLVFWAVLVAMAALLVMKVVPAVTEYRTVLSMVNKVAQSGGSTIPEIRAAFEREKQVQYGVESISSSDLDISKNDEGRVIVSFAYEREIELVDPVYLLLKFKGQSR